Proteins encoded by one window of Nocardioides euryhalodurans:
- a CDS encoding YhjD/YihY/BrkB family envelope integrity protein: protein MDEEQSEGEEREEFVTRQIGASLERLPEWLRGPVEMILSRWLGRTLIRTATASVRVGLFDRAMTIAAQFFTSVLPLLILATTWAGKDDADAISDAMGMPEESRSVLDQALSNSETAAFGVVGTLFVLGSATSLSRALTRAFVAIWQVRRPKGSIGTAWRWLAVVLVLAMALVVGHALGQQARFLPPREVWPVALSFVTDVGVAVFVPWVLLAGIVGIRRLLPGALVFAVVMLAVRPAAEAWLPRALETSAERYGPIGLAFTYLAWLYVVAFVFVAASILGQVLATDRGRLGSWIRGQAAPEHE from the coding sequence GTGGACGAGGAGCAGTCCGAGGGAGAAGAGCGGGAGGAGTTCGTCACCCGTCAGATCGGGGCGAGCCTCGAGCGGCTGCCTGAGTGGCTCCGCGGCCCCGTGGAGATGATCCTCTCGCGGTGGCTGGGGAGGACCCTGATCCGGACCGCGACGGCCAGCGTCCGAGTCGGGCTCTTCGACCGGGCGATGACGATCGCGGCTCAGTTCTTCACCTCGGTGCTGCCCCTGCTGATCCTGGCCACCACGTGGGCCGGCAAGGACGACGCGGACGCGATCAGCGACGCCATGGGCATGCCCGAGGAGTCGCGATCGGTCCTCGACCAGGCGCTCTCGAACTCCGAGACCGCCGCGTTCGGCGTCGTGGGCACCCTGTTCGTGCTGGGGTCCGCCACGAGCCTGTCCCGCGCCCTCACCCGGGCTTTCGTGGCGATCTGGCAGGTCCGCAGGCCCAAGGGCAGCATCGGGACCGCCTGGCGATGGCTCGCCGTGGTCCTCGTCCTGGCCATGGCCCTGGTGGTCGGCCACGCGCTCGGCCAGCAGGCCCGGTTCCTGCCGCCCCGCGAGGTCTGGCCGGTCGCGCTCTCGTTCGTCACCGACGTTGGCGTCGCGGTGTTCGTCCCGTGGGTGCTGCTGGCGGGGATCGTCGGGATCCGGCGGCTGCTCCCCGGCGCACTGGTCTTCGCCGTGGTGATGCTCGCCGTCCGGCCAGCAGCGGAAGCGTGGCTGCCGCGTGCGCTCGAGACCAGCGCAGAACGCTACGGCCCCATCGGTCTCGCCTTCACCTACCTCGCCTGGCTGTACGTCGTGGCGTTCGTCTTCGTCGCCGCCTCGATCCTCGGGCAGGTGCTCGCGACCGATCGTGGGCGCCTGGGCAGCTGGATCAGGGGACAGGCGGCCCCGGAGCACGAGTAG
- a CDS encoding AI-2E family transporter, translating to MTDEGSTARGDRAPGRHAPEGSGRPFAITFLVGAAALTVALAGLRSVADIVGPVFLALVLTVTVHPIRRRLERTRMPEAVASLLMLVLAYLILVLLTLALTVSVAQLASLLPEYTEEITDTVADLGGGLASLGVDQKQIDTVVDAVDPGSLVGVAVSLLSSTLSVLTDLFFVITVLLFMAFDTNGTRRNLALLGDRFPDPVAALASFARGARSYMGVSATFGFIVAVIDGVVLYFMGVPGAFVWAVLAFVTNFIPNIGFVIGVIPPAAIALLEGGPSLMLAVIVVYSVINFVIQSIIQPRVVGDAVGFSATLTFLSLVFWAWLLGPLGALLAVPLSLLTRALLVEADPRARWALPLLAGKVPPEEPTPATAQD from the coding sequence ATGACCGACGAGGGATCCACCGCTCGAGGCGACCGTGCCCCGGGGCGCCACGCCCCCGAGGGGTCCGGGCGGCCGTTCGCCATCACCTTCCTCGTCGGGGCTGCGGCGCTCACCGTCGCGCTGGCCGGGCTGCGCTCGGTCGCCGACATCGTCGGCCCGGTGTTCCTGGCGCTGGTCCTCACGGTCACGGTCCACCCGATCCGTCGCCGGCTCGAGCGGACCCGGATGCCCGAGGCCGTCGCCTCGTTGCTCATGCTGGTGCTGGCGTACCTCATCCTCGTCCTGCTGACGCTCGCGTTGACGGTGTCCGTGGCCCAGCTCGCGTCCCTGCTCCCGGAGTACACGGAGGAGATCACCGACACCGTCGCCGACCTCGGCGGCGGGCTCGCGTCGCTCGGGGTCGACCAGAAGCAGATCGACACCGTGGTCGACGCGGTCGACCCCGGCTCGCTCGTCGGGGTGGCGGTGTCGTTGCTCAGCAGCACCCTGTCCGTCCTCACCGACCTCTTCTTCGTCATCACCGTGCTGCTGTTCATGGCCTTCGACACCAACGGCACCCGCCGCAACCTCGCGCTGCTCGGTGACCGGTTCCCGGACCCCGTGGCGGCGCTCGCCAGCTTCGCCCGCGGTGCCCGCAGCTACATGGGCGTCTCGGCCACCTTCGGCTTCATCGTGGCCGTGATCGACGGCGTGGTGCTCTACTTCATGGGCGTGCCGGGGGCCTTCGTGTGGGCAGTGCTCGCGTTCGTCACGAACTTCATCCCCAACATCGGCTTCGTGATCGGGGTGATCCCGCCCGCCGCGATCGCCCTGCTCGAGGGCGGCCCGAGCCTGATGCTCGCCGTGATCGTCGTCTACAGCGTCATCAACTTCGTGATCCAGTCGATCATCCAGCCCCGGGTGGTGGGGGACGCCGTGGGGTTCTCGGCCACGCTGACCTTCCTCTCGCTGGTGTTCTGGGCGTGGCTTCTCGGGCCCCTCGGTGCCCTGCTCGCCGTTCCGCTCAGCCTGCTGACGCGCGCGTTGCTGGTGGAGGCCGACCCCCGCGCCAGGTGGGCGTTGCCGCTGCTGGCGGGCAAGGTGCCTCCGGAGGAGCCGACGCCGGCGACAGCGCAGGACTGA
- a CDS encoding cation:proton antiporter → MESLVLSAVLFAIVAWCVLAGRFSSAGLTAPIFFVAVGFALATAADPVDHHVEAELVKVVAEVTLVWILFADAASVRMREFRRDLGTYGRLLGVGLPLTVALGTVTAALLLGLDVWAALLLGAALAPTDAALGASVMTDKAVPERIRRVLNVESGLNDGIATPVVLLAIAGVATAEGIAGVEDAGHAVLALVVGVAVGGTVGALGGVVTRRARHLGWLSEELGGPAVLALALLSYTASLVVDGNGFVAAFVGGLVFGNLAGRGGATEVYFVDQSASLAAMVSWLAFGALAVPVIGAWLSWSVVLYAVLSLTVLRMVPVALALLGAGLDRYDVLFVGWFGPRGLASVIFALLALEDLADAGRELVAVIALTVLLSVLLHGTTAGPLARRFRADPDVDTPGDRASPVASDPAAQVGRFDDRNGAD, encoded by the coding sequence ATGGAGTCGCTGGTCCTGTCCGCGGTGCTGTTCGCGATCGTGGCTTGGTGCGTGCTCGCAGGTCGCTTCTCCTCGGCAGGGCTGACGGCGCCGATCTTCTTCGTGGCCGTCGGGTTCGCGCTCGCCACGGCCGCGGACCCGGTGGACCACCACGTGGAGGCGGAGCTGGTCAAGGTCGTCGCCGAGGTGACCCTGGTCTGGATCCTCTTCGCGGACGCGGCGAGCGTGCGGATGCGGGAGTTCCGGCGTGACCTGGGGACGTACGGGCGCCTGCTGGGGGTCGGCCTGCCGCTGACGGTCGCGCTCGGAACGGTGACGGCAGCCCTGCTGCTCGGGCTCGACGTCTGGGCCGCGCTCCTCCTGGGTGCCGCGCTCGCCCCCACGGACGCAGCACTCGGGGCGAGCGTGATGACCGACAAGGCGGTGCCCGAGCGGATCAGGCGCGTCCTCAACGTCGAGAGCGGCCTCAACGACGGCATCGCCACGCCCGTCGTGCTGCTCGCGATCGCCGGTGTCGCCACGGCGGAGGGCATCGCCGGCGTCGAGGACGCCGGCCACGCCGTGCTGGCGCTCGTGGTCGGGGTCGCCGTCGGAGGGACGGTCGGGGCGTTGGGCGGCGTCGTCACCCGGCGCGCGCGCCACCTGGGTTGGCTCAGCGAGGAGCTGGGAGGGCCGGCGGTCCTCGCGCTCGCGCTGCTGTCCTACACCGCGTCGCTGGTCGTGGACGGGAACGGCTTCGTCGCGGCCTTCGTCGGCGGCCTCGTGTTCGGGAACCTCGCGGGACGGGGCGGTGCCACGGAGGTCTACTTCGTCGACCAGTCGGCGTCGCTCGCCGCGATGGTGAGCTGGCTGGCCTTCGGTGCGCTGGCCGTGCCGGTGATCGGCGCCTGGCTGAGCTGGAGCGTCGTCCTGTACGCCGTGCTGAGCCTGACCGTCCTGCGGATGGTCCCGGTGGCGCTGGCGCTGCTGGGTGCCGGGCTCGACCGGTACGACGTCCTCTTCGTCGGCTGGTTCGGCCCGCGGGGCCTGGCGTCGGTGATCTTCGCGCTGCTGGCTCTGGAGGACCTCGCCGACGCCGGGCGCGAGCTGGTGGCGGTGATCGCGCTGACGGTGCTGCTGAGCGTGCTGCTGCACGGGACGACCGCCGGGCCGCTCGCCCGCCGGTTCCGGGCCGACCCGGACGTCGACACGCCGGGCGACCGCGCCTCACCTGTTGCGAGTGATCCGGCGGCGCAGGTGGGACGCTTCGATGACAGGAACGGTGCGGACTGA
- a CDS encoding DUF7144 family membrane protein, with the protein MTQQQAPGRRYVDDDQHNPLATGFIVFAAVMMIMSGAWQAMAGLVALFENEFYVSTRNYLFEFDATAWGWVHLIVGLIVLFAGAAVLSGQTWGRVVGITLAVVSAIVNFAFIPYYPWWSMLIIALDIFVIWALAAHGRDVPR; encoded by the coding sequence ATGACCCAGCAACAGGCACCAGGCCGGCGCTACGTGGACGACGACCAGCACAACCCGCTGGCGACCGGGTTCATCGTGTTCGCGGCCGTGATGATGATCATGTCCGGGGCGTGGCAGGCCATGGCCGGCCTCGTCGCCCTGTTCGAGAACGAGTTCTACGTGTCGACGAGGAACTACCTCTTCGAGTTCGACGCGACGGCGTGGGGCTGGGTGCACCTGATCGTGGGGCTGATCGTGCTCTTCGCCGGTGCCGCGGTCCTCTCGGGCCAGACCTGGGGCCGCGTCGTCGGCATCACGCTCGCGGTGGTGAGCGCCATCGTCAACTTCGCGTTCATCCCGTACTACCCGTGGTGGTCGATGCTGATCATCGCGCTCGACATCTTCGTGATCTGGGCGCTGGCGGCGCACGGACGCGACGTCCCCCGCTGA
- a CDS encoding response regulator, whose product MEPTTSVRVLIVDDHEVVATSLAHVLDAEPDIVTVGVAGSLARARDLVTSTAPDVVLLDHRLPDGDGVQSVGTLRGLRPSVAVVILTASAADHVMVEAIEAGVSGFLSKTRSLGEVTSAVRAAAAGEAVISPEMLARLLPRLGSNGRAGRTTLTDREREVLGLLAEGLTNAAIAERLTVSVHTVRNHVANLSAKLGARSKLEALSIAVREGLLPDR is encoded by the coding sequence GTGGAGCCGACGACGAGTGTCCGGGTCCTGATCGTCGACGACCACGAGGTGGTCGCGACGAGCCTGGCCCACGTCCTCGACGCCGAGCCCGACATCGTGACCGTCGGAGTGGCGGGCAGCCTGGCCCGGGCCAGGGACCTCGTGACGTCCACGGCGCCCGACGTGGTGCTGCTCGACCACCGGCTCCCCGACGGCGACGGGGTGCAGTCGGTCGGCACGCTGCGGGGCCTGCGTCCGTCGGTGGCGGTGGTGATCCTGACGGCGAGCGCTGCGGACCACGTGATGGTCGAGGCGATCGAGGCGGGGGTGTCGGGCTTCCTGTCCAAGACCCGCAGCCTGGGCGAGGTCACCTCGGCGGTGCGCGCTGCCGCCGCAGGCGAGGCGGTCATCTCCCCGGAGATGCTGGCCCGGCTGCTGCCACGCCTGGGCAGCAACGGCCGCGCCGGGCGTACGACGCTCACCGACCGGGAGCGGGAGGTGCTCGGCCTGCTGGCCGAGGGCCTGACCAACGCAGCGATCGCCGAGCGCCTCACGGTCAGCGTCCACACCGTGCGCAACCACGTCGCCAACCTCTCGGCGAAGCTGGGTGCCCGTTCCAAGCTGGAGGCGCTGTCCATCGCGGTGCGCGAGGGTCTGCTTCCCGACCGCTGA
- a CDS encoding response regulator, with product MQTIRVIVADDDESIRNTLAAILETDERFEVVAEVPDGYALVDVVAQLRPDVVLLDVHMPGGGVAAARALLAGPPVVVVAVSGETSPRTVGDLVRAGVRGYLAKGRIGPGFPDLVARCHQGEVLLAVPTAAEAMRRLALEH from the coding sequence ATGCAGACCATCAGGGTCATCGTCGCCGACGACGACGAGTCGATCAGGAACACCTTGGCCGCCATCCTCGAGACCGACGAGCGCTTCGAGGTCGTCGCCGAGGTCCCTGACGGGTACGCGCTCGTCGACGTCGTGGCCCAGCTGCGCCCCGACGTGGTCCTGCTCGACGTCCACATGCCCGGTGGTGGCGTGGCCGCGGCGCGAGCGTTGCTCGCCGGCCCCCCGGTGGTCGTGGTCGCGGTGTCGGGCGAGACCAGCCCCCGCACCGTCGGCGACCTGGTGCGGGCCGGCGTGCGCGGCTACCTCGCCAAGGGGCGAATCGGCCCCGGGTTCCCCGACCTGGTGGCGCGCTGCCACCAGGGCGAGGTGCTGCTGGCCGTGCCGACGGCCGCCGAGGCGATGCGCCGCCTCGCCCTGGAGCACTGA
- a CDS encoding PAS domain-containing sensor histidine kinase encodes MSTMLPGYLQRATTGLMLLRPTPGQVDVVDVNRAAATLLDNQPGEIAGRPLGDCSSLRDVAEVSDAARRIADGGSPRWQTEVDLATSGRRRAEITLTPAGDLGDGLVLAQVTDRTRERQLREQLAQSRRITRGSLEEAISGYLSAASHELRTPLSSVVGCTEVLLEGSAGGLTEAQHDLLTSVDRNGRRLQSLVVDLLGLAAADAESLVMEREGVTLRGVVDRTLTAIDPAMSGRGVDAQVHCADPGPVVRGDRPQLDRLAHHLVSHALASTPDGGRITVDLGHDGTDCVMVVTASGPGTPPAGLGLSVARSIAAAHGGSLAHAATDNGGSTLTVRLVSA; translated from the coding sequence ATGAGCACCATGCTCCCCGGCTACCTGCAGCGCGCCACGACGGGCCTGATGCTGCTGCGTCCCACCCCCGGCCAGGTCGACGTGGTCGACGTCAACCGTGCCGCGGCCACCCTGCTCGACAACCAGCCCGGAGAGATCGCCGGACGACCTCTGGGCGACTGCTCCAGCCTGCGGGACGTCGCCGAGGTGAGCGACGCCGCGAGGAGGATCGCCGACGGCGGCTCCCCGCGGTGGCAGACGGAGGTCGACCTCGCCACCAGCGGGCGGCGGCGGGCGGAGATCACGCTCACGCCTGCCGGCGACCTCGGCGACGGCCTGGTGCTCGCGCAGGTCACCGACCGGACCCGGGAGCGCCAGCTGCGCGAGCAGCTCGCCCAGTCCCGCCGGATCACCCGGGGTTCGCTGGAGGAGGCCATCTCCGGCTACCTCAGTGCCGCGAGCCACGAGCTGCGGACCCCGCTGTCCAGCGTCGTCGGGTGCACGGAGGTGCTGCTGGAGGGCAGCGCCGGGGGGCTGACCGAGGCCCAGCACGACCTGCTGACCAGCGTCGACCGCAACGGTCGTCGGCTCCAGTCCCTGGTGGTGGACCTGCTCGGCCTCGCCGCCGCGGATGCAGAGTCGCTGGTCATGGAGCGCGAGGGCGTGACGCTGCGCGGTGTCGTCGACAGGACCCTGACCGCCATCGACCCGGCGATGAGCGGGCGGGGCGTGGACGCCCAGGTGCACTGCGCCGATCCCGGTCCCGTCGTACGCGGGGACCGGCCACAGCTCGACCGCCTGGCCCACCACCTGGTCTCGCACGCGCTGGCGTCGACCCCGGACGGTGGACGGATCACCGTCGACCTCGGTCACGACGGCACCGACTGCGTGATGGTCGTGACCGCCTCCGGGCCCGGGACGCCTCCGGCCGGGCTCGGTCTCTCGGTCGCACGCTCGATCGCCGCCGCCCACGGCGGTTCGCTCGCGCACGCGGCGACCGACAACGGCGGCTCCACGCTGACCGTGCGCCTGGTCAGCGCCTGA